The following proteins are co-located in the Sulfurovum sp. TSL6 genome:
- a CDS encoding class I SAM-dependent rRNA methyltransferase: protein MNNAIDLTIKPQYIKNYRNGYPLISKDSIVDWSKVKDEGMIVHLLDDRKKFIAKGYYGQQNKGYGWVLSSKKEEKIDVSYFRNKIKAAIQYRKGYYNDNNTTAFRVFNGEGDGVGGLTIDYFDGFYLVTWYSLGIYAFREDILEALKSQVEYKGIYQKKRFDTKGQYLDDADDFVCGSRGEFPLIVKENGAKFAIYLDDGPMVGVFLDQREVRKTIRDSYAKGKTVLNTFSYTGAFSVFAALGGATKTTSVDLAKRSRSKTEEQFIINGIDPEAQDIIVEDVFHYFKYAVKKEILFDVVVLDPPSFARSKKHTFSVAKDYVKLLKEAIQITNRDGVIVASTNYANLNMGKFKEFIDKAFKELGGKYKIEDTFSLPKDFRVMEKFKEGDYLKVVFIRKVV from the coding sequence ATGAATAATGCAATAGACTTAACCATTAAACCACAATATATCAAAAATTACAGGAACGGATATCCCTTAATCTCCAAAGACTCTATAGTGGACTGGAGCAAAGTAAAAGATGAAGGAATGATCGTTCATCTGCTTGATGATAGAAAAAAGTTTATCGCTAAAGGGTATTACGGTCAACAGAACAAAGGGTATGGCTGGGTACTCTCCTCTAAAAAAGAGGAAAAGATCGATGTTTCGTATTTTAGAAATAAAATAAAAGCGGCTATACAATACCGAAAAGGTTACTACAACGATAATAACACTACTGCTTTCAGGGTCTTTAACGGTGAAGGTGACGGCGTAGGTGGTTTAACGATAGATTATTTTGATGGCTTTTACCTGGTGACCTGGTACAGTCTGGGTATTTATGCATTCAGAGAAGATATCCTGGAAGCACTGAAGTCTCAAGTAGAGTATAAGGGTATCTATCAGAAAAAGAGATTTGATACAAAAGGTCAATACCTTGATGATGCAGATGATTTTGTCTGTGGTAGCAGAGGTGAGTTTCCTTTGATCGTAAAAGAAAATGGTGCAAAATTCGCCATCTATCTGGATGATGGACCTATGGTGGGTGTCTTTTTAGACCAAAGAGAAGTGAGAAAAACGATTCGTGATAGTTATGCCAAAGGAAAAACGGTACTCAACACTTTCTCTTACACAGGAGCATTTTCTGTTTTTGCCGCCTTGGGTGGTGCAACCAAGACCACCAGTGTGGATCTTGCGAAAAGAAGCCGCAGTAAAACAGAGGAACAATTCATCATTAACGGCATTGATCCAGAAGCACAGGATATCATTGTTGAAGATGTCTTTCATTACTTTAAATATGCAGTCAAAAAAGAGATACTCTTTGATGTAGTGGTACTGGATCCGCCTAGTTTTGCCAGATCGAAAAAGCATACCTTCTCTGTGGCAAAAGACTATGTCAAACTGCTTAAAGAGGCGATACAGATAACAAATAGGGACGGGGTGATCGTTGCATCAACGAATTATGCGAATTTGAACATGGGGAAATTCAAAGAGTTTATTGACAAGGCATTTAAAGAGCTGGGGGGAAAGTACAAGATAGAAGATACGTTTTCTCTACCCAAAGATTTCAGGGTCATGGAAAAATTTAAAGAGGGAGATTATCTGAAAGTAGTATTCATCAGAAAGGTAG
- a CDS encoding glutamine--tRNA ligase/YqeY domain fusion protein, producing the protein MSESKDFLRTIVEADLESGKYKEVHTRFPPEPNGFPHIGHAKSIAINFGIARDYQGRCNLRMDDTNPTTEDTKYVEALKDAVQWLGFEWDNSVRFTSDYFPELYDYAVTLIKMGKAYVDSLSEDEIREYRGTVTEAGKRSQYADRSVEENLDLFERMKNGEFKDGEHVLRAKIDMSAANMKMRDPLLYRIRHAHHYRAGDAWHIFPMYDFGHCLSDYIEGITHSICTLEFENNRDIYDWVLDTLGLKPPRPYQHEFARLAINYTVMSKRLLLELVNEGRVSGWDDPRLPTIAGYRRRGYTPESILNFCDQIGIAKANSTVDVSQLEFCIRDDLNTKVPRVMCVLDPLKVTIENYEGSEALDAPYYPHDVPKEGSRKIPFSKEIYIERDDFMENPPKGYYRLTPEQPVRLRHAYIITCKEVIKDADGTIIEIKAAYHRDSKSGSDTSGIKVKSAIQWVDATQAKRVELRLYDRLFKDEAPEGLEDINPDSLKVIKNALIEPAVITEKPDERFQFERQGYFYADPIDYTDETPVFNKIVALKDSYTKKKKADDGSPKSERKPQAKQVQIDGEVSPMSEAEQALFDKYTTELKLNDMVADILARDEQLSSFYEAALSVNNSPVTIANIVANEVAREFKEKQADELKFSARQIGELVKMVDDETISSKIAKQVFEEMAKTGESPAQIVEDKGLVQISDPSQILPIIDEVIAKNPDNVEKFKAGNTKLLGFFVGQVLKATGGKANPQVVNELVAEKLKS; encoded by the coding sequence ATGAGTGAGAGCAAAGATTTTTTACGTACTATCGTTGAAGCGGACTTAGAATCAGGCAAGTATAAAGAAGTTCATACAAGATTCCCTCCAGAGCCTAATGGTTTCCCACATATCGGACACGCCAAATCTATCGCTATAAATTTTGGTATTGCACGTGACTATCAGGGACGCTGCAACCTTAGAATGGATGATACCAACCCCACTACAGAAGACACGAAATATGTTGAAGCACTCAAAGATGCTGTACAGTGGCTTGGATTTGAATGGGATAATAGTGTACGTTTTACTTCTGACTATTTTCCTGAACTCTACGATTATGCTGTTACACTTATTAAAATGGGCAAGGCATACGTGGATAGCCTCAGTGAAGATGAGATCCGTGAATATCGAGGAACGGTCACCGAAGCGGGAAAACGCTCTCAATATGCCGATCGCAGTGTTGAAGAAAACCTGGACCTTTTTGAAAGAATGAAAAACGGTGAGTTTAAAGACGGTGAACACGTCCTGCGCGCCAAGATCGATATGTCCGCAGCGAATATGAAAATGAGAGATCCGCTTCTCTATCGTATCAGACACGCACACCACTATAGAGCAGGCGATGCGTGGCATATTTTCCCAATGTATGACTTTGGTCACTGCTTGTCTGACTATATTGAAGGCATTACGCATTCTATCTGTACACTGGAGTTTGAAAATAACCGTGATATTTATGATTGGGTACTTGATACGCTTGGGCTAAAACCGCCAAGACCTTATCAGCATGAGTTTGCAAGGCTTGCTATCAACTATACGGTGATGAGTAAAAGATTGCTTTTAGAATTAGTGAATGAAGGAAGGGTTAGCGGCTGGGATGACCCTAGATTGCCAACAATTGCCGGATATAGAAGAAGAGGGTATACGCCAGAGTCTATTCTAAACTTCTGTGATCAAATAGGTATCGCTAAAGCAAACTCAACGGTGGATGTTTCTCAACTCGAGTTTTGTATCAGAGATGACCTCAATACAAAAGTACCGCGTGTGATGTGTGTACTTGACCCACTTAAAGTCACCATTGAAAATTATGAGGGTTCAGAAGCACTTGATGCGCCATACTACCCACATGATGTACCTAAAGAGGGTTCAAGAAAGATACCTTTTTCAAAAGAGATCTATATTGAGCGTGATGACTTTATGGAGAACCCTCCAAAAGGTTATTACCGTCTTACACCAGAGCAACCGGTCAGACTTAGACATGCTTATATCATCACTTGTAAGGAAGTGATCAAAGATGCTGACGGCACTATCATAGAGATAAAAGCAGCGTATCACCGTGATTCTAAAAGTGGTTCAGATACCAGTGGTATCAAGGTTAAAAGTGCTATCCAATGGGTAGATGCTACCCAGGCTAAAAGAGTAGAACTAAGACTCTATGACAGACTCTTTAAAGATGAAGCCCCTGAAGGGTTGGAAGATATCAATCCAGACTCTTTAAAAGTGATCAAAAATGCGCTGATCGAGCCTGCGGTCATCACAGAGAAACCTGATGAGAGATTCCAGTTTGAAAGACAGGGGTATTTCTATGCCGATCCTATAGATTATACGGATGAAACACCGGTGTTCAATAAAATTGTCGCTCTTAAAGACTCTTATACTAAAAAGAAAAAAGCAGATGATGGATCACCTAAGAGTGAACGTAAACCTCAAGCTAAACAAGTGCAAATAGATGGTGAAGTATCCCCTATGAGTGAAGCTGAACAAGCACTGTTTGATAAGTACACTACTGAGCTAAAACTAAATGACATGGTTGCTGATATTTTAGCTAGAGATGAACAACTTTCATCATTTTATGAAGCGGCTCTATCTGTAAACAATAGTCCTGTAACAATCGCTAACATCGTTGCCAATGAAGTAGCCAGAGAGTTCAAAGAGAAACAAGCAGATGAGCTGAAATTTAGCGCAAGACAAATAGGTGAACTTGTTAAGATGGTTGATGATGAGACCATTTCAAGTAAAATTGCCAAACAAGTATTTGAAGAGATGGCTAAAACAGGAGAAAGTCCGGCACAGATCGTTGAAGATAAAGGGCTTGTACAGATAAGTGACCCTTCACAAATCTTACCTATTATTGATGAAGTGATTGCAAAAAATCCGGATAATGTTGAAAAGTTCAAAGCAGGAAATACAAAATTATTAGGCTTCTTTGTAGGACAAGTACTCAAAGCCACAGGGGGCAAAGCAAACCCGCAAGTGGTGAATGAACTAGTGGCTGAAAAGTTAAAGTCATAA